The genome window GTGTGCCAAAGGCTCGCGGGAGCCTCCCTGGGcctgcagaggggaggagggggaaaaagggggggggatcgTGTGCCAGCCCCCAGTCCCACACCTGCCGGGATGTCCCAGCACATAAAGCGGTGTAAACAAAAACCCTCGCTGCCATCTCTCATAAAGATGGACGTGTCACCAAGTCGTGTGAGAAAAGCCTGAGAACAAACGGGGCCACTCCGTCTCCAAGGGCTCTCCCTTGAACTGGGCGGAACAGCCTATTAAGGGCTTACTTAATTACTTTAATGACTCTGGACAGGCTTTAAAATGCAGTCAGCGCTTggacaggggaagggaggggggctgCCTGGGATTTGTAAACAGGCGATCGTGTGAGAGACCAGGCGCTTGGAACTAAAGAAGAGAGCTTGTGTTCACACGCTGCTAGCGCGCCACTGCGCTCTGCTTTCCGCTCCCCTTAGTCCTGTTGCCATGCAAATGTTATTCTGGGGGCGATCACGTGTCCTTTGAAGGTCCACGTGGAGTAACAAAGCTGATCTGCCCCCTGCTAGCCCCCttgactgaaaaaaaatttttttttactcctTTAAAACTGATCTTTAATGCATACATTCCCCAAACTGCTCTCCCTAATCCTAGGGAATCAGGCAGGCTATGAATACACCGTGTCTCCCCCCAGAAATGATCGCTTTATAAGCAGCCTTTTGGAGGTTAGGGGGCTGCAGTGCACCTGAGACACTTGAGAAGACACAGAGGTTCCCTTCTGCTAGGCTTTCCCCAGCGGTGTGTCTTTTCAGGATGGCCTCTAAACTAAAGGAACGGAAAGTAAGTTGGAGCTAATCCTTGCGCACTGGGGCTGCCGGCTGCTTTCCCAGCCGCGACAGAATTAAGGTTTATTTGTAGGCTTTTCAAAAAACCCTGGGCTCGTGTCTGGTTTGGAAACCAGAACTTAACACTCAGACCGATCCTCAGCAAGAGCACTGCTGTGGAGATCAGGTTTGGTGGGGGCCTCCCCGGTGCAGTCAAGCAGGGCTGGAGGAGTGCTCGTTTCTGGGGACAAAATGAGCctggctcttaaaaaaaaaaatctagtgaaaGTTATATGCGAGCGTCTTAGTGAAGGTCAGATGAAATGTCTGACGTTagaataacttttttaaaaggtgaatatCTCTGGATAAAACTAGAAACCAAAGGCTGTGGGGAGTTTCTCTTTGCGTTTTGGGGTGATGTCTGCTCATGTTTCAGACTCCTTGTTCCATGTGTCTGTCTGCACATTGTGTGTTATAGAGGACTCCAGTGTCTCACAAAGTGATTGAGAAAAGAAGGAGGGATCGGATCAATCGCTGCCTCAATGAATTGGGGAAGACCGTGCCCATGGCTTTGGCAAAGCAGGTATGCTCCCGCTGCTGGCTAGAGCGCTGAAAAGTGCCGGCGTTACCAAGGGGGACGTGCCACATAGCGCAGATTTAAGGATGAAGATATATGTAGCTGCGGTTACCTTCTTTGATTTGCAATGACGCTTATGAGGGAGGTGTATCTGGGAAGTAGCTGCCAGGCTCACACACTCAGCAAAGGAAAGTGGCTTGAGTGTCAATGCCCCGTGGCGCTGTCTCCCTGACCGGCTTTAGGATCCCTGGGTTTGGTGAACCCAGCAAGAATAATTCTGGCTCTGGTTTCCGCCAGGCTTTTCATGAGGGTTTTGTCTGTGTGTTTCAGAGCTCTGGGAAGTTAGAAAAAGCTGAGATCCTGGAAATGACTGTTCAGTATCTGCGAGCCTTGCATTCTGCAGATTTCCCCCGTGGCAGGGAAAAGGGTAGGTACAACGCTTAGCGTCTTGGTGCCCGTAGTGATCCGTGCACGTTTTGGCACACGGGAAAAAATCCCACGGCTGGTTCTGCAAGCACTCCAGGAACATCCCACCCTTTCATAGTGTAAGTCATATTAGCTGGAACCAGAACTGctgaggagtgggtgggtggataATTCAATAATCTGCGTACTGGTTTAACTGGGCTGTGTTAACATTCAATGGCTACAAGTGCAGGTCTCAGTATCTCCAAAACTCAGAGAGACACTGTGGAATGTTTAAAACTCCCTTTGGCAAAAAGCAGCGAGGTCGGGATCTGACCCCTTATCCTGTTCCGTTTCTTTCCAGCAGAGCTTCTAGCTGAGTTCGCCAACTATTTTCACTATGGATACCATGAGTGTATGAAGAACCTAGTCCATTacctgaccacagtggaacggaTGGAGACCAAAGACACCAAATATGCTCGGATCCTGGCTTTCCTGCAGTCCAAAGCTCGCTTTGTCACCGAACCCATCTTCACCACTCTGGGATCGCTCCCAGAACCGGACTTCTCCTACCAGCTTCACCCAGCTCCGGAGTGCCCGGCTCACAGTCCCAATGAGCCTATGTTTCAGCAGGGATCCGGGGCGCCCTTTTCCTGGCATGGTCCTGCCAGAAGCCCCACCATCCCTTACCTTCCCAACGCAGCCATGCCCCTCCCTAACCCCGGGCAGCAACGCAACACTTTCCTGTCGTCAGTCCAGGGGCTGGACAGACACTATCTCAGCCTGATCGGCCATTCCCACCCCAGCACCTTCAGCCTGCCTCCCGGCCAGCATCCCCACTCTGTGCTATAGAGACTCGGCCTGCGGGCTACATATTTATGTCGGGGGAAGAGTAAATTATCCACAGGCGCATACGTTCACTTCGTAAGCGCTAGTGTACACATGTAAATATATATGATTGGGAAGTTATAGCTTGGAATAAATGATCACTGGGAAAGGGGTTAAGGATGTTTCCAGCGTGAGATGCTTTTGCGATGCGTTATTTATCCAGCCTGCTAGCTTGTCCTTGCACGCTTCGGTTCTATGTTCTGGGCACAAACCACGTACAGCGCTTGGAATAAATGTGATATAAACTCTTTGGTCTGGTTTCCCATCGGCACTTCATtggtagaggggaaaaaataaaaccaacgGAAACGGCTGTGCCAAAGGGCTGGGGAGCCGCGTGTCTCCAAGCGCTGGGTCTAGCGCACCCGGTGCGCTCTGGCGCGAGAGTGTTTCTGGTGTGCCGCGTAACTCGGCGGAACTAACACGTTGCCTGTGGGCACGGCGGACGAGGGAGGCAAACATTGCGGTGTTTCGGTGTTCAGGTAAACCTCAGTTCGCCGCAcactctttaaaatacagtcgCGTTGGTGCGTCTCCCAAGAGCTCTCTGATTTATCAAGCATCGATGTCGCCCGTGAAGACATATTCAGAAAAGTAGCTTCGAAgtcgtgtgtgtgtatatacatgtgTTTATATAGAATTATAGACGGGCTGTGTATACACCTGATCCCGAGAGACAGTGAGAGGGGCCAGTTCATGCTTGTCTCACAAACACCCCTGTATGTAAATCCATGCTGATTTTACACAGTTAGAGTTACAATACAGCAGGATTAAGGCCGCAGCCGAAACGCTTGTAGTAGCAACGATGAAGATTCCTTGCGGCGAGCTGATAGACAGGAAGGAACCAGCCCATCCATCTTCCCCAAGCTGTACGCGTGGCCTGACTCCGACGTTAAGCAGAAAAGGAAACCTTTTTTTGTTGAAGTCGGAAGGAATATTATACCTTCTGTCTTATTCTAGAATTTCCTTGTGGCCATTTATCTCCGCAGGAGgaaaataacaggaaaagctgTGGCCTAAGGAACAAAGTGAGATTAGGCTCTGTAGCACTTGGCCTATCACAGACAGTAGTTTAACAGGtgggaaaaaagaacaggaggacttgtggcaccttagagactaaccaatttatttgagcatgagctttcgtgatccgatgaagtgagctgtagctcacgaaagcttatgctcaaataaattggttagtctctaaggtgccacaagtactccttttctttttgcgaatacagactaacacggctgctactctgaaaggtggGAAAAAGCACACAGAAAAAAACCTCTGGAGCCGACCCTTTAACGCTGTCCCACAGACTCTGACGTGTATAGTGGCCAACGTCAGATATTTTCTCATTACAGTCTTCCATAAAATCGCCATTTCCCCGCGTCTGAGCTGAGTCCCCTGTTCAATATCAGGCGTGTTTTGAGGTGCTGCTGTGAGCGCTCAGTGACGCTGCAAAGAGATGCGCATCCTCAGTGACGGGGATTTCTATGGAGCTCAGTTTTCGTGACAGAAGCCTCAAACCAAACGAAAAACAGGAGGCGTGGAGAGGCAAACAAGCCTCTCAGCATAAGGAGCAAATCTAAGGGGTTTAATGTCTAGAAAGGCAACCTTGGCATGCAGGCAAACAAGAGCTTAGCTAATATTCCTTTCCCCAGCCATGCCTTCTCTTTGAGCTCGTAGGAAATTTCAGCAGTTTCAATTCTCCTCCCTAGGCTGGATCACTGAATAAGACCCAACCTCGTCTGTGCTGTGACAGCAAATGGTTTCTTACATGTGATTGCCGATgctagttattattatttttgcctATGGTTTGCACTCCCCGATCCGTTGACGAAGGGTAAATTAACTTATTCCATTGCACTCTGCAGCCTTGAGGGAGATCTGACCCGGATTGTTTACTGAGGTCATGGAATGGGCTGACCCACAATTTGTAAACCATCAACTCCTTTATTCATAGACGGACAAAAAGATCTTCATTACAATGAGTGAAAAGTGTCATGTGTACCTTCCATTTAAACTGTAAATACAGAAAAGCCTCGTGTTTCAGTTTGACAAGAAAGAGGCCGTATTACAGGGtaaagggaggagaaaaaaatttcTATTGCATCAGGATACATTTGGGACCTTAAATCCGAGCGAGGAAAGCAGGAAAATACCACTTGCTAAATGTACGTAGGGCGATATGGGATAAACCAAATGTATTCAGCAGCAGAAGAATGGCTGGTGCCTATTATGAAAACACATGTCTTACACTCATTTTCACCAGCGCTTGGTGCAGAAAATGAAGCAAGTCTTTCACGATTTTTATTCTGTGAGCATTAAGCCATTCTGAATCCTCTTTTGCACTGAAGCATTAAAGATATAGTGTTACCCTGGAAATATAAATTATTAATATATGCAGCATTTTGGTCACTGTTAACCAAATTAGACAAAAAACTTTCCTTTGCTAAGTAGATTTCCTCTCTGGGATTAGCACAGGGCCACCACGGTCAAAACTGTGGTCATTTACATATAGTTTTGCAAACTTGCACTGGTCCATGACAGTCTTTGTACCTTGAATGTTGCTATTCtcgatttatttatttatttattttgtcctTCTCGTTTTCATTTAACTGTGGAGGATAAACCCTGCTTTGGATTGCCAATGAATTTAGGATAAAAGTCTCCcccgccttcccccaccccctccgtgTCTATCgctctctggaatctctccccgGTTCCCCAATCTTGGCCAAAAGTCGAATCTGAGCTGGTTTGACTTCCCATAAGATGAATAATGGCAGCTCGCCCCAAGGAGGGAACTGACTCCAACCAGACTGGGAGCTAAAGGTGTTTTGCCCTCGCCCACAATGCCTGGCTTCAGGGGCCCTCTTTCCCCCCGCGCTCCCTTTAAGTGAGTTGTACGGTTTCCAAGAGAGCCCCCAACAAAACCCAGCCAAAGCTCGTGGTGATGTGTGCTGGAGGTGACCCATTGTGGAGCCGCTGAAAGGGACAATCTCTTATTTCTTGGGTTTCATCCTTGAGTGGGCAGGCATAAAAATCATCAGCGCCATGAAATCAAAGGGTCTCTCCATAGGAGGGGGGAACAAAGCTCCCCGAGGGAGCTGGGGCTCAGTCTCCTTGACTCTGCCTTGGCCGGCGGAGGAGTCCCCCAGGCCGCCTGGTTTGAGCGCCCGGCAGCCTCCTTAATACAGAGGTCACTTGTGCTTTCAAGCGTCATTGAGCAAACAGAGCCCCGTGTTCCCTCCCCGCCTGCGCTCCCAGCGGCTCGCCAGCCCGCACCTGCCCCGGCCGGCGCCCCCAGCGGGGAGGAAGGCCGGCCAGGAGCCGCCGCGCCCGTGGCAGCTGCAAGCGGGGCCCAGGGAGCCGCAGGAGATGATGGGCAGAGCGGATCCCCCCCGGG of Natator depressus isolate rNatDep1 chromosome 4, rNatDep2.hap1, whole genome shotgun sequence contains these proteins:
- the HELT gene encoding hairy and enhancer of split-related protein HELT isoform X1 codes for the protein MASKLKERKRTPVSHKVIEKRRRDRINRCLNELGKTVPMALAKQSSGKLEKAEILEMTVQYLRALHSADFPRGREKAELLAEFANYFHYGYHECMKNLVHYLTTVERMETKDTKYARILAFLQSKARFVTEPIFTTLGSLPEPDFSYQLHPAPECPAHSPNEPMFQQGSGAPFSWHGPARSPTIPYLPNAAMPLPNPGQQRNTFLSSVQGLDRHYLSLIGHSHPSTFSLPPGQHPHSVL
- the HELT gene encoding hairy and enhancer of split-related protein HELT isoform X2, yielding MASKLKERKRTPVSHKVIEKRRRDRINRCLNELGKTVPMALAKQSSGKLEKAEILEMTVQYLRALHSADFPRGREKELLAEFANYFHYGYHECMKNLVHYLTTVERMETKDTKYARILAFLQSKARFVTEPIFTTLGSLPEPDFSYQLHPAPECPAHSPNEPMFQQGSGAPFSWHGPARSPTIPYLPNAAMPLPNPGQQRNTFLSSVQGLDRHYLSLIGHSHPSTFSLPPGQHPHSVL